Proteins from one Porites lutea chromosome 3, jaPorLute2.1, whole genome shotgun sequence genomic window:
- the LOC140932399 gene encoding adenosine receptor A3-like has protein sequence MQSTLALVYSVIMTIETTVIIIGNSFAVFVFWGRIRFLKRAYFLLFNLAVTDLLVGLTELMNTACIDDHSTWQDCRNYKHLGSDSMLNTERLLSWVIIVESSLVCIGNVVTVLVFWKQRVLLKRACYLLLNLAFADSLVGATELIHAAIHERAFSGSPLGILGALFASVSLLSLVLIALERAYAVLWPFRHRVASARNYIISIVLVWIGAVCLTMMPLTSLHLAGKDGRLPSYLLANTVILISLCLIIVAYLAIRKRLRSTNHTFEAHYRKSFKQNVNLSRTLFLAVGLSIGLWLPATATYTVLAFHDKQPFTDNNVLIFMATILYLGNSLVNPIVYSCRMPMFKAAVKKSFET, from the exons ATGCAGTCCACATTAGCCTTGGTATATAGTGTTATCATGACAATCGAAACGACAGTTATCATTATCGGAAACTCTTTCGCCGTTTTCGTTTTCTGGGGTCGGATACGTTTTCTCAAACGAGCCTATTTTCTGTTATTTAACCTCGCTGTGACTGATCTACTTGTTGGTCTAACAGAACTGATGAATACAGCATGCATTGACGACCATTCGACATGGCAGGATTGTCGTAACTATAAACATCTGG GTTCAGACTCA ATGTTAAACACAGAAAGACTGCTTTCGTGGGTTATTATTGTCGAATCTTCACTCGTCTGCATTGGAAATGTCGTTACCGTGTTGGTGTTTTGGAAACAGCGAGTTTTACTAAAGCGGGCGTGCTATCTGTTACTCAATCTCGCTTTTGCCGATTCACTCGTGGGAGCAACAGAACTGATACATGCAGCTATTCACGAAAGAGCGTTTTCTGGGAGTCCTTTAGGGATATTGGGTGCGCTGTTTGCGAGTGTTTCGCTCCTGTCCCTGGTTTTGATTGCTTTGGAGCGAGCTTACGCCGTTCTTTGGCCGTTTCGTCACAGAGTAGCAAGCGCTCGAAACTACATCATCAGTATAGTTTTGGTCTGGATAGGAGCCGTGTGCTTGACAATGATGCCTTTAACATCACTTCATCTCGCTGGCAAAGACGGCAGATTGCCTTCATATTTACTCGCAAACACAGTGATTCTAATTTCACTTTGCCTGATAATAGTGGCATATCTGGCAATAAGGAAACGGTTAAGAAGCACAAATCATACATTCGAAGCCCATTACCGAAAAAGCTTCAAACAGAACGTTAATTTATCTAGAACATTATTTCTTGCCGTCGGTTTGTCCATTGGACTTTGGCTTCCAGCAACCGCTACTTACACTGTCCTAGCCTTTCACGATAAACAGCCGTTTACTGATAACAACGTCCTAATTTTTATGGCTACAATTCTATACCTTGGCAACTCACTTGTTAATCCTATCGTTTACAGCTGTAGAATGCCTATGTTTAAggcagcagtgaaaaaaagttttgaaacatGA